In Neisseria perflava, the DNA window TTTCATCAAACTCACGCCGCTAGTAGGCGGATAAGCAGCCTGAAAACCGCCGCGCAACGCTACCTCACCTTTGTAGAAGATGCCCCATACAGCCTGAATAGTGCGGACAAGAAAACCCTTACCGACGTTATCCACCTTTGCAGCGAAATAACCAACACATTGATACGCAAGGACAGTCCTATGAGCCAAAACCAAACCGTGCAGATTTCCGACAGCCACCGTGCCAAGTTCAATCAGCTTCTCAACACACTGGAAAAAGAATGGCTCCAAAGCCGTTCACACGAATACGACACGATAAACCTGAAGCTCTGCCCTAGTTTTGCCGAAGTGGAGAAAGCCGCACCCGGATACCGCGTCGATTTGCTGATCCACTGCATTGATTTGATACGCGGCTGGGGACGAAATAAAATTTTTAAAAATATGGGCGAGGACAGGATACACAATTACGGCACCATCCGTGTAGCGGTAGCGATGGCTCTGGCGCGTAAAACGTTGCCGATGACGGAGCAGGATGTGCAGCATATTTTTGCCGCCATGCTGGACGATAACGGGCTGTCCGAGCAGGAGGCAGATTACTATCCGCTCAAATATCTGATAAACCAGATCAAAAAACAGTTTCCCAATCCGAGCAAAACGCTTTCAGACGGCCTGAAAAACGCCTGCGACCGTTACCGCGTCTTTGCGGAAAACCTATGGGACAAGAAAGCCGCTACCGCCAACCTTGCCGCCCTGGCAGAACTGGCAGGCAGTTCCGCCGAAGCCTGCTTCCCCGCCCAAGATGACGAGTTTGCCCGATACGCCAATCCGCAACTTGCTGCTCTGCCACCGGAACAGCAGGACATATGGAGCAAAATCATTGCGCTTGCCCTATCCGCCAATGCAGGCAAGCCAAGCGAAAAATACCTGAAAGAATCCAAAACGCTGATCGACGCGTTGGGTGCGGACAGGTTCAAAAAAATGCTGTACGGCTGGATAGAATTTGTCTGCAACAGCGAAGTGCAGACCGAAACCGTCATCCACGGAGAATACAGTTACAGCACCCATGTCCTACCTGTTTGCAGCGTCAACCAGACCGTGCTCAAAGGGCTGGTGTGGATGTGCAGCCATTTCCACGACAGCGCCACCCTGTCCACTCTTACCCAACTTGCGCTGCATTCATACGACAAAATCCCCAATCTCGGCGCGCGCTATGCTTCCGTGGGCAACGCCTGTTTCTATGCGCTGTTCCGCTCCAAAGGGCTGGACGGCATCGCCTGCCTTTCGCGCCTGCGCCTGCGGATTAAGTTCAGCAATGTGCAAAGCGCGATTGCCAAATATTTGGACGAAGCCGCTGCGCAGCGGGGTGTATCCCGCAACGAAATCGAAGACATGGCGGTGGACAGCTTCGGCTTGCAGGAAGGCTGCCGCGACTATGACTTCGGCGGCTACACCTGCCGTCTGGCGGTAACGGGCGTAGGCAAGTCCGAACTGCGCTGGTTCAAACCCGACGGCTCGCCGCAGAAAACCGTACCCGCCTTCGTGAAAACCGACCATGCCGACAAACTGAAAAAGCTCAAAGCCACACAAAAAAACCTCAACACCACGCTCACCGCCCAACGCGACCGCTTGGACCAAATGATGCGCTCCGAACACCGCGTACCGCTGGAACACGCCGAACAGTATTACTGGCAGCACGGACTGATGTCCTGCCTCACGCGTCCGCTAATATGGCAGTTTTTCCGCGACGAAAACGATACGCAGGGTCGCGCTGCACTGTGGTTAGACGGAACATGGGTGGACGAAACGGGCGCACAAACCGATGTTTCAGACTGCCTGCAAGTCAGCTTGTGGCATCCCGCGCTTGCCACGCAGCAAAGCATCGCCCAGTGGCGTCAACTGCTGCTGGACAAAGAAATCCGCCAGCCGTTGAAACAGGCATACCGTGAAATCTATCTGCTCACCGAAGCCGAAATCAACACCAAAACATACAGCAACCGCTTTGCCGCCCACATCCTGAAACAACACCAATATATGACGCTTGCCAAAGGACGCGGCTGGAGGGGCTCGCTGGCCGGTGCGTGGGACGGTAGCGACGACGCAACCGTATCGTTGGATTTGCCCGAATACAACCTACGCGCCGAATTTTGGACAAACGCGGTGGATAGCGAAGAAGCATGGACGGAAAGCGGTATCTGGCAGTATGTCAGTACCGACCAAGTGCGCTTTCACCGGTTGGACGACGATTACCATGCCACTGTGCTGGACTTAATTGATATTCCGCCGCGCGTGTTTTCCGAAGTGTTGCGCGACGTGGATTTGTTTGTGGGCGTGGCCAGCGTAGGTAATGACCCGACCTGGGAAGACAACGGTGGAGAGGCACGTTTTTACAGCTACTGGCAAAGCTATTCCTTCGGTGACTTGGGCGAAGTCGCCAAAACCCGCAAAGCCGTATTGGAAACCCTGCTGCCGCGCCTGAAAATTGCCAAGGTTGCCCACATAGACGGCAACTTCCTCGTCGTACAGGGCAAGCTGCGTACCTACAAAATCCACATCGGCAGCAGCAACATCCTGATGCTGCCGGATGATCAATACCTCTGCATCGTACCCGACAGCCGCAAAAAAGACGTATCCGACAAGCTGTTTATTCCGTTTGAAGGTGACAACACGCTCTCAGTCATCCTCTCCAAAGCCATGCTGCTGGCGGAAGACGACAAGATTACCGACAGCACGATTACCTCGCAGATTCAGCGGTAAATTGGGATAGCCTGAAAACGCAAATGCCCCATCCTTGCGGTTTCAGGCTGTTTGGGAACACAAGACGCGTAGGCAGCATATGTCCTCCCGACGGAAAGAACACAATACATATTTTTACCATAAATATATTGCTTTTCATTTGATTTAGATAACCGACAACATCATGAAGCCTGCTTTTTGCCTCCCAATATTGCTTTTACTTTCAGCCTGCCGTCCTGAAGCTGAGACAGCCGACACGGCTGCACCAACGGCGCGTAAGCCTTCTTATTACGAGTCTGAAAAGCGTCAACCAACAGCCACTCCAATTAAAACACAAATTCCTGTGTTATCTGCAATCAAAAGTCAGGCTGATTTTGACTTACTTTCGCGTATCTATGAGCAAGGTAGTGAATATGAAATTCCTCATATCCTCTTTCTCATCGATCGTGAAGATGATAACCGTACCGACTACATCAATACTCCCAAATTTCGGCTGCATGAGCATTATCTGGCTACTATCTTGAAACCCATGCTGTCAAAAACTGAATTGAATCAACAATACCGTAGTCCTAATCGGCGTTATCTGTTTGGTACGATCAGTTGGCAGAATAGTACTCAGGAATATGTTTATGAGTTTTGGGAAGGAGACAAAATCACGCCTGAATTGTTGAAATTGGCAGCAGGTTGTCTGAAAGACAGTTTCTACGCTCCGTTGCGTTATAAAACCAATTCTTTATGGCAGGAAACCGTTGCTGAGCAAAGTAAAGTTCCTTTTATTACCCAAGAAAGTTTGATTAAAAATTTCCCCTACCTGCCTCTAAACCAAGGTAAAGCGATAGGCACATTACGCGTTATTGCCAAAGAAGATGATCTTTATAATGTCGGTGCCGATGATATTATTATTTTGAAAGAGGTTCCCCTAGAGCTGCCACCTGTGGCGGGGATTATCAGTGAGAAACCATCTACTGCACTATCGCATGTGAATGTATTGGCACGCGGCTGGGGGATTCCAAATATTTACCTTAAAGACGCAGAAAAAATCCTAGCCCCATATATTCGCTGTCGTATCGAATTTGAAGCGACTGCTAAGCAATACCGAATTGTCCAAACCAACCGGAACACTACCAGTAAAAGCTTTTCAGACGGCCTTACCCTGCCCCAACCTGATGTTTCCGATTACAGCCTTCGGGCTTTGACAAACCTGCGCCGTGATGACAGCCATTACTGCGGCAGTAAGGCTGCCAACCTCGGCCATATCCGCGCCCATATTGCAGGCAGTAATGTACCTGATGGATTCTGCATTCCGTTTGCCTACTATCAAGCCATGATGGATAGACTGGGTATTAACGCAACAACACTGGCACACATCGAAACACAAAGTGATGGAGACAACCGCAAGCGCCGCACTGCTTTACTCACACTGCAGAAAAAAATTACCGATGCCGAAATCCCGTCAGAATGGAAGCACAGATGGGCTGAGCAATGGCGTAATCAATTAAACAGCAAAGGCGTGTTTATCCGCAGCTCCTCTAATTCCGAAGACCTGCCCAATTTCAGCGGCGCAGGACTGTACACCACAGTGCCAAATGTTACTGATGAAAACGCGTTGGCTGAAGCAGTGAAGCAATCTTGGGCTTCTGTCTTCAATTACAGCGCATACGAAGCCCGCCGTATTGCCGGATTGCCTCACGATAGCGTGAAAATGAGTGTCTTTGTGCAACAAAGCATCAATGCAGATTTCTCCGGCGTGTTGGTTACCATCAATCCTTATGATATTGCTCAGAAAAACAGCTCCTACATTGCCGCCAAACGCGGGTTGGGTATTCGTGTCGTTGAGGGCAAACGGGTAGCCGAACAGGTAGTCTATAACCGTCGCAATGATTCTGTACAACGTCTCAGCTCCTCTAATGAAACCACAGCGTTGCAACTGGATAAAAACGGTGGAGTACGAGAAGTTCCTGTAACCAGTGGTAACGTGATGAATCAAGAACAAATACGTCGCCTTGACCAAACCGGCCAACAAATCAAACAGCTATTTGCAAATGGTGAGCAGGACATCGAATGGGCGTTTGATAATGGTAAGCTTGTTATCCTCCAGGCACGACCGTATCTAAACGGCACACGTTAAAGTAAAAGGCCGTCTGAAATTATCGTTTCAGACGGCCTTTGCATCATGAATTAGTTATACCCTATACTTCCCGTTCTCCAAGGAACTATGATGTCAAAACAACTCACTTTTTATTTTATTCGCCATGGCCGTACCCAATGGAACGAACAAGGACTTTTACAGGGATCCGGCAATTCACCACTAACCGAACAAGGAATTGCAGGAGCTCAGAAAACCGGCGTAGCGCTACAACAAGTAGAATTTACCGCTGCTTACTCCAGCATTTTACAACGTGCTATTGATACGGCTGGCCATATTATCGGCCAGCGTCCCATTCCTCTTTTTCAACACTGTGGACTAAATGAACAATCTTTTGGAAGTTGGGAAGGTATGCAGATCGCTGACTTGCGGAAGCTAACCGAATTCAAACAACTGACCAATGACCCGGCAGCTTATAAAGCATTAAGCAATGGTGGCGAAACCTTTGAACAATTAGCAGTACGTGCAATGGACGCCCTTTACGATATCATTAAGGTACATCAATCGGGTGCTAATATTTTAGTGGTATCGCATGGCCATACCTTGCGACTTTTATTGTCCTTACTGGGCGGAGCGACTTGGGAAAACCATCGTGATGAGGGTAAATCCGTGTCATTGTTAAATACTTCGATCAGTATTGTGAAATACAATAGTGAAAGCGGTTTTCATATTGAGCAGCTTAACGATGTGGCTCATTTACAATAATTACCTATTTCACACATCAACACACTGTTAGTCTGTTAGCTCAAGCCCCAATACGCTTGTTTTAAATCTACTCATTATTTTTTATTTTAAATCTCAACCCAAACAACGTCTTTTCTATATTTAATGTCTCTACCGTAAATTCTAAAAAACCGTTTGAACTTAAAGATTCAAATGGTTTTTTAGTATCAACTTATTTATATTCATACTTTTAAATACGGTTAAATTTTAAAATTTAATCCTCCTTCAAATCCCTGCTTACCCTCTCAAGATCTGCCAGTATTTAAACTGGCTTTGCCGTTTTCCCACAAAGTTTTCAGCAATACTTTCCACGCTGACAATTTGGGATCAGGCTGTTTGCCTTGTCCAATCAAGTCCATTTGCGTCATATACCAGTTCATTTCCAACATCACGCCTGCTTTTTCATCAACAAATGCTACGTCAGTTTTGATGCGGTCTGTTTGTACGGTTTGGTAAGTACCGTTTTGCATTTGGTTTGCCAAATCAGGCACTAAGGCAAACGGGCGGGCGACGCCGACCAAATCTAAATGGCCGCTAGATAAGGCATCTTCCATTGCAGTTTGCGAACGGAAGCCGCCGGTAATAATCAGCGGAACTTGGCTGACTGCACGGGCTTTTTCAGCGTAATCGATGAAGAAGGCTTCGCGTTTGCGGGTGCTGTCTTTAGCCGCGAGCATTTGCGGGCTTTCGTAGTTGCCACCGGAAACTTCAATAAAATCAATGCCCATTTCCGATAACTTTTGTACCACCTGCACCGATTCGCTTTCGTCAAATCCGCCTTTTTGGAAATCTGCCGAATTGAGTTTTACACCCACCAAGAAATCTTTGCCCACAGCGGCGCGGATGGCGGTGTAGGTTTCCAAAAGGAAGCGCATACGGTTTTCCAAGCTGCCGCCCCATTGGTCTTGGCGGCGGTTGTGGTGCGGCGAGAGGAATTGGCTGATGAGATAGCCGTGCGCGGCGTGAATCTGTACGCCTGAAAATCCTGCCTGTTCGGCAATTTTCGCGGTTTGTACGAATTGCTGAATCAGCCCGTTGATTTCATCGGCAGTCAATTCGCGCGGCGGATTGATAAAGCCGTCCATACCCACTAACGGCACGGCGCTCGGCGCAAGAGGCGTTTTATTGACCACCGCAGGCGACTGTTTGCCCGCATGGTTGATTTGCATGATGAGCAGCGTGTCGTTTTGTGTACCGGCTTTCGCCCATTTTTTTAGCATCTCAAGGCTGCGGTCGTCTGAAATCACCACATCGTTTATCGAACCCTTGCCGCTTTCGGCGACCATCACATTGCCCGTAACCAACACACCTGCACCACCTTTTGCCCAAGTGTCGTACAGGTGGACAAGTTTTTCAGACGGCTGGTCGTTTTGGGCAAGTTGCTCTTCCATGGCGGATTTGAAGATACGGTTTTTGGCGGTTTTGCCGTTTGGAAAAGTGAATGGCGTGAATAACATAATCGTTCCTTTAAGTTGATAAGTTTAAAAATGTAAACGTATTTGGGTAAGAATAAAGGGTTAACGGATAACCCTATTTTGAAAGCGGGCAATTTTGGGCCATCAAATCAGCAAGCTGTTTCAACTTCGCCACCGCATCCGCCATGGCAATACTGTAAAACCGTTCTTTGCCGACCTGCTCCACCGCCACCGCCCCGGCTTGCAACATGATTTTCAAATGATGCGACACCGCAGGGCGCGACAGATGCAGATGCTCGGTCAGCTCATTCACATTCATCTTGCCATGTTCCCACAGCACGCGCAGGATTTGATGGCGGTTTTCATCGCTCAACACGGTAAAAATGGGAATGCACTCGCGCATTAAATTCATCGTTTGTTGTGGCATATTCGGATTCTTGAGTTTATATGTTTAAAAACTTGAACGCATTTTAGAAGGAATGAAGGGGAATGTCAAAGGGGATTTTCAGAAGATGGTTTTAGTGTACAAATCACAGCGTTTCATCAATAATCATATCAGTCTGCAAGCCGTTTCAGACGACCTTTTCGTAATAAAGAGCGGTCAAATTTTTAAGTATTTTGCAAATCATCTTAAAAATTTGACCGCTTGCATCATTATCAAGACCGCAGCCGTCTGAAACATTGATAGACCGGTTACTGATGTCCGCTTTCTGCTATTTTTGTCCATTTTGCCAATGTCTGCTTCATCTGTGCCTGAGGGATGAAGCGGGCCATCCGTTCTACTTCCTTGCCTTGATAAAACAGCAGCCATGCAGGTGCGGTCAGTACGTGGAAACGTCCAGCCATTTCGGGTATTTCAGCAATATCGGCTTTTACAGCATACACATTTCCTTCCACCGCCAAAGCTGAGTCAAGCTGGGCTGCCACGACCGTACAAACACCGCAGATTGGGGCTTTGATGTACAGTGATACTAAAGGGTGTGTGGCGATGGCCTGTTCGATGTCTTTCAGAGTGTGCAGTTGTTGCATGTCATGTACTCCTTTGAGCGATTAAGCACGTTTCAAGTTGTCTAGAAAAGGGGCTTTCAACGAAATGAAAACAAGAAAACGGTTTGAGTCGTCTAGATTTTTTCCA includes these proteins:
- a CDS encoding DUF4132 domain-containing protein, encoding MSQNQTVQISDSHRAKFNQLLNTLEKEWLQSRSHEYDTINLKLCPSFAEVEKAAPGYRVDLLIHCIDLIRGWGRNKIFKNMGEDRIHNYGTIRVAVAMALARKTLPMTEQDVQHIFAAMLDDNGLSEQEADYYPLKYLINQIKKQFPNPSKTLSDGLKNACDRYRVFAENLWDKKAATANLAALAELAGSSAEACFPAQDDEFARYANPQLAALPPEQQDIWSKIIALALSANAGKPSEKYLKESKTLIDALGADRFKKMLYGWIEFVCNSEVQTETVIHGEYSYSTHVLPVCSVNQTVLKGLVWMCSHFHDSATLSTLTQLALHSYDKIPNLGARYASVGNACFYALFRSKGLDGIACLSRLRLRIKFSNVQSAIAKYLDEAAAQRGVSRNEIEDMAVDSFGLQEGCRDYDFGGYTCRLAVTGVGKSELRWFKPDGSPQKTVPAFVKTDHADKLKKLKATQKNLNTTLTAQRDRLDQMMRSEHRVPLEHAEQYYWQHGLMSCLTRPLIWQFFRDENDTQGRAALWLDGTWVDETGAQTDVSDCLQVSLWHPALATQQSIAQWRQLLLDKEIRQPLKQAYREIYLLTEAEINTKTYSNRFAAHILKQHQYMTLAKGRGWRGSLAGAWDGSDDATVSLDLPEYNLRAEFWTNAVDSEEAWTESGIWQYVSTDQVRFHRLDDDYHATVLDLIDIPPRVFSEVLRDVDLFVGVASVGNDPTWEDNGGEARFYSYWQSYSFGDLGEVAKTRKAVLETLLPRLKIAKVAHIDGNFLVVQGKLRTYKIHIGSSNILMLPDDQYLCIVPDSRKKDVSDKLFIPFEGDNTLSVILSKAMLLAEDDKITDSTITSQIQR
- a CDS encoding ArsR/SmtB family transcription factor — encoded protein: MPQQTMNLMRECIPIFTVLSDENRHQILRVLWEHGKMNVNELTEHLHLSRPAVSHHLKIMLQAGAVAVEQVGKERFYSIAMADAVAKLKQLADLMAQNCPLSK
- a CDS encoding histidine phosphatase family protein, with translation MMSKQLTFYFIRHGRTQWNEQGLLQGSGNSPLTEQGIAGAQKTGVALQQVEFTAAYSSILQRAIDTAGHIIGQRPIPLFQHCGLNEQSFGSWEGMQIADLRKLTEFKQLTNDPAAYKALSNGGETFEQLAVRAMDALYDIIKVHQSGANILVVSHGHTLRLLLSLLGGATWENHRDEGKSVSLLNTSISIVKYNSESGFHIEQLNDVAHLQ
- a CDS encoding PEP/pyruvate-binding domain-containing protein — translated: MKPAFCLPILLLLSACRPEAETADTAAPTARKPSYYESEKRQPTATPIKTQIPVLSAIKSQADFDLLSRIYEQGSEYEIPHILFLIDREDDNRTDYINTPKFRLHEHYLATILKPMLSKTELNQQYRSPNRRYLFGTISWQNSTQEYVYEFWEGDKITPELLKLAAGCLKDSFYAPLRYKTNSLWQETVAEQSKVPFITQESLIKNFPYLPLNQGKAIGTLRVIAKEDDLYNVGADDIIILKEVPLELPPVAGIISEKPSTALSHVNVLARGWGIPNIYLKDAEKILAPYIRCRIEFEATAKQYRIVQTNRNTTSKSFSDGLTLPQPDVSDYSLRALTNLRRDDSHYCGSKAANLGHIRAHIAGSNVPDGFCIPFAYYQAMMDRLGINATTLAHIETQSDGDNRKRRTALLTLQKKITDAEIPSEWKHRWAEQWRNQLNSKGVFIRSSSNSEDLPNFSGAGLYTTVPNVTDENALAEAVKQSWASVFNYSAYEARRIAGLPHDSVKMSVFVQQSINADFSGVLVTINPYDIAQKNSSYIAAKRGLGIRVVEGKRVAEQVVYNRRNDSVQRLSSSNETTALQLDKNGGVREVPVTSGNVMNQEQIRRLDQTGQQIKQLFANGEQDIEWAFDNGKLVILQARPYLNGTR
- a CDS encoding NADH:flavin oxidoreductase/NADH oxidase family protein yields the protein MLFTPFTFPNGKTAKNRIFKSAMEEQLAQNDQPSEKLVHLYDTWAKGGAGVLVTGNVMVAESGKGSINDVVISDDRSLEMLKKWAKAGTQNDTLLIMQINHAGKQSPAVVNKTPLAPSAVPLVGMDGFINPPRELTADEINGLIQQFVQTAKIAEQAGFSGVQIHAAHGYLISQFLSPHHNRRQDQWGGSLENRMRFLLETYTAIRAAVGKDFLVGVKLNSADFQKGGFDESESVQVVQKLSEMGIDFIEVSGGNYESPQMLAAKDSTRKREAFFIDYAEKARAVSQVPLIITGGFRSQTAMEDALSSGHLDLVGVARPFALVPDLANQMQNGTYQTVQTDRIKTDVAFVDEKAGVMLEMNWYMTQMDLIGQGKQPDPKLSAWKVLLKTLWENGKASLNTGRS
- a CDS encoding thioredoxin family protein, yielding MQQLHTLKDIEQAIATHPLVSLYIKAPICGVCTVVAAQLDSALAVEGNVYAVKADIAEIPEMAGRFHVLTAPAWLLFYQGKEVERMARFIPQAQMKQTLAKWTKIAESGHQ